In the genome of Hydrogenophaga sp. PBL-H3, the window AAACCATGAACCCCCTGAACCCCCTGAACCCCAAAAAGCTCTTGTTGACCAAATGGACGGCGGTGACGCCTATGGCCAAACAAAAGCACTTTCTGGTCAGCCGGGTGATTCAACCCGACTTGCCCACGGACCCCATTGAGTTGGTGGAGATTGAAGCCGTGTTCTCCAAGGCCACGCAAATCATGCCGTGGCGTGACCTGCAGGATGAGGGCGTCTGGAAACAAGGCTGGGTTTGAGGGCCTGGATGGCGCAGGGCCCGCAAGGCTGCGAACCCTGCCAACTGACACGGCAACTGCATGCGACTTGACCCCGAGTGAGTTCGTCAGAAGGAGGTCAGATCAACAGCTGGAGAGCCGCCCAACTCCAGTTTAGAAGTGACCAGATATGGGAAACATCAGTTGAAAATCACCTGCCTTTCGGGTTCATCGTCTCGTGAAGTCGATACGGCTGGAAAAACTCTTGTACCTGCTTGTGCGTCGTTAGCAGCTTGAGCGCATCAAGCCATGTCAGGACCGCTGCATACCGGTACCGATAGAACGCCATGACATCGTTTGAACCGCTGGATGCTTCGTACCGCAGGAGCATGAAGCTCAGTGCTTCGAACTCAAGGCGAAGGGGTACGGTTTGGACGTCCAGCGCAGCCCGAAGGCCTTCAAGCGACACGTCATTCCACAACCACTTCCCCCAGTCGGGGTGGTCCTTGTCAGGCTCGCTCAAGGCCATGGTGCCGAGCGCCGAAATCAACTGGAACACCGTCTGCGGGTTACCGGCGAATTGTGCTAACTCGCGGTACTTACCGGCGTCCGCGATGACTGTGGATGTCAAGAGCTGGTCAATCCGAGCCGCCACGGTGCTCTGCACGCGCTGCATTTCTTCAAGCTCGGCGTTGTGCTTACCTTCGTCGATCTGGCGGGCCTGCAGGACGATGGTGACAACCAAACCGCTGAATGCGAGTGACGAAAAGATCGGGTTCAGCAACCCACCGATGTAGTCACCGTATTGGCCCCACACTGCGGGGTCGTTGGACAGGGCAATCGGCCAAGAGCCGAACTCATACAGATACATCCCATGGACGCAAACTGCCGAGACCGCTCCGATGGCGAGCAACCATCGGAGCGAGCGATTCATCTTCTGCGCGAGCGTGTACTTCATCCTGCACCTTGTTCTAATGGAGGCACCATTAAACATTAGGCAGCCGTTAGATCAACAACTTCGCCACTGTCCACCACGGCAACTTGTAAGACCGAATCGATTGAGAGCGGACGTATGAGCTGTCGATGGCGAGAGGAACAAGCCAGTCTCAAGGGCTGTATGTGAGCTGACAACGCTCGGCTCGCTCAATCTCATCAACCTAGGGAAGGTCTGCACAACCCCGGCGTTGTCCACGTGATGTGAGACATTGACGACATGAAACAAATGAGCCTTGGCGAGAGCGGGTACGAGCGTAAGACGAAGAGGACGCGCAAGCGCGAGTTCCTCGATGAGATGAACCTGGTGGTGCCGTGGGCCGAGCTGGTGTCGTTGATTGCCCCGCATGCACCTGCCCCTGGAGCTAAAGGCGGTCGCCCGCCGTTTGCGGTCGAGACCATGTTGCGCATCCACTTCCTGCAGCAGTGGTTCAACCTGTCGGACCCGTCGATGGAAGAGGCGCTGTACGACACGCCGATGTTTCGGGAATTCACCGGGCTGGACATGGGCGAGGAGAACCTGCCCGACGAGAGCACCATTCTTCGGTTCCGTCACCTGCTGGAGAAGAACAACCTGAGCATGCAGATGCTGGCCACGGTCAACGCCACGCTCACGGCCAAGGGACTGCTGCTCAAGCAGGGCACGGTGGTCGATGCCACGCTGATAGCCGCGCCCAGTTCGACCAAGAACAGCAGCGGCGAGCGCGACCCCGAGATGCACCAGACGAAGAAGGGCAATCAGTGGCACTTCGGGATGAAGGCGCACATCGGTGTTGATGCCGATTCGGGCTTGGTGCACACCGTGGTGGGTACGGCTGCCAACGTCAACGACGTGACGCAAGCCAGTGCGCTGGTGCATGGCGAAGAAACAGATGTGTTCGCTGACGCGGGATACCAGGGCGTTGCCAAGCGCAAAGAGACTCAAGGCATTGATGTGAACTGGCACGTAGCGCTGCGCCCGGGCAAACGCAAGGTCCTGGACAAGGGCACACCGCTGGGCGCGGTCGTGGACAAGCTCGAACACGTCAAGGCCAGCATCCGGGCTAAGGTGGAACACCCGTTTCGGGTCATCAAGCGCCAGTTCGGCCATGTGAAGGTGCGCTATCGCGGCCTGGCGAAGAACACGGCGCAGTTGCACACGCTGTTCGCATTGAGCAACTTGTGGA includes:
- a CDS encoding TIGR02450 family Trp-rich protein; this encodes MNPLNPKKLLLTKWTAVTPMAKQKHFLVSRVIQPDLPTDPIELVEIEAVFSKATQIMPWRDLQDEGVWKQGWV
- a CDS encoding IS5 family transposase — protein: MKQMSLGESGYERKTKRTRKREFLDEMNLVVPWAELVSLIAPHAPAPGAKGGRPPFAVETMLRIHFLQQWFNLSDPSMEEALYDTPMFREFTGLDMGEENLPDESTILRFRHLLEKNNLSMQMLATVNATLTAKGLLLKQGTVVDATLIAAPSSTKNSSGERDPEMHQTKKGNQWHFGMKAHIGVDADSGLVHTVVGTAANVNDVTQASALVHGEETDVFADAGYQGVAKRKETQGIDVNWHVALRPGKRKVLDKGTPLGAVVDKLEHVKASIRAKVEHPFRVIKRQFGHVKVRYRGLAKNTAQLHTLFALSNLWMVRRTLLQEARG